Proteins encoded by one window of Geminocystis sp. M7585_C2015_104:
- the thiS gene encoding thiamine biosynthesis protein ThiS, with the protein MITITVNGESQTCQENLSLPRLLESLGYNPRLVAVEYNGEILHRQDWEKTIIKQGDKLEVVTIVGGG; encoded by the coding sequence ATGATTACCATAACCGTCAACGGCGAATCCCAAACCTGTCAGGAGAATTTATCTCTGCCCCGTCTGTTGGAGTCCTTGGGATATAATCCCCGTCTAGTGGCGGTGGAATACAATGGCGAAATCCTCCACCGTCAAGACTGGGAAAAAACCATCATCAAACAGGGGGACAAACTGGAAGTAGTTACCATTGTAGGCGGGGGTTAG
- a CDS encoding succinate dehydrogenase/fumarate reductase flavoprotein subunit has translation MLEHDVVIVGGGLAGCRAALEIKRINSNLDVAIIAKTHPIRSHSVAAQGGIAASLKNVDPQDSWQAHAFDTVKGSDYLADQDAVAYLTQEAPEVIIELEHLGVLFSRLEDGRIAQRAFGGHSHKRTCYAADKTGHAILHELVNNLRRYGVKVYQEWYVLELIVANQEKTPDIRGVVMYHIHDGEIAVVRAKAVMFATGGYGRVFNTTSNDFASTGDGMAMVAMAGLPLEDMEFVQFHPTGLYPAGVLISEAVRGEGAYLRNSEGERFMARYAPQQMELAPRDITSRAIVMEIRAGRGINPDGSSGGPYVHLDLTHLGREKIMSRVPFCWEEAHRLLGIDAAVQPIPVRPTVHYCMGGIPVNTDGRVRANANQLTEGFFAAGECACVSVHGANRLGSNSLLECVVYGRRVGRAIAQYVVDRPMPPVSEREYIQKATDLIQNLLSQQGDMRIHQLRQKVQDCMTEYCGVFRTAELIEKGLQEIQNLKAQYERIYLDDKGSYWNQELIEALELRSIMVIGEVILNSAYHRRESRGAHYREDFPHRDDQNFLKHTLAYYSPTGVTIEYMPVVITMFEPQERKY, from the coding sequence ATGTTAGAACATGATGTGGTAATAGTAGGGGGGGGCCTAGCGGGTTGTAGGGCGGCCCTAGAAATAAAACGTATTAACAGCAACCTAGATGTGGCTATAATAGCCAAAACCCACCCCATCAGATCCCACTCGGTGGCGGCCCAGGGAGGAATAGCCGCTAGCCTCAAAAATGTTGACCCCCAAGACAGTTGGCAGGCTCATGCCTTTGACACCGTAAAAGGCTCAGACTATCTGGCAGATCAAGATGCCGTAGCCTACCTCACCCAAGAGGCTCCAGAGGTTATCATCGAATTGGAACACCTAGGGGTGCTTTTTTCCCGTTTGGAAGATGGCAGAATCGCCCAGAGGGCCTTTGGAGGACACTCCCACAAACGCACCTGTTACGCCGCTGACAAGACAGGGCATGCCATCCTTCATGAATTGGTGAACAATCTGCGCCGCTACGGGGTGAAAGTTTACCAAGAATGGTATGTACTGGAACTGATTGTCGCCAACCAAGAGAAAACCCCCGACATCCGGGGTGTGGTCATGTATCATATTCACGACGGTGAGATAGCTGTAGTGCGAGCAAAAGCAGTTATGTTTGCAACGGGGGGATATGGAAGGGTATTTAACACCACCTCTAATGACTTCGCCTCCACCGGGGATGGCATGGCCATGGTGGCTATGGCAGGACTCCCCCTCGAAGACATGGAATTTGTACAATTCCATCCCACAGGCTTATATCCGGCAGGGGTGTTAATCTCCGAGGCAGTGAGAGGAGAAGGTGCTTATCTGCGCAATAGTGAGGGGGAAAGATTTATGGCCCGTTACGCCCCCCAGCAGATGGAATTAGCCCCCAGAGACATTACCTCCCGTGCCATTGTAATGGAAATCCGCGCCGGTAGAGGCATAAACCCCGATGGCAGCAGTGGTGGCCCTTACGTACACCTAGATTTGACCCACTTAGGGCGAGAAAAAATCATGAGTAGGGTGCCCTTTTGTTGGGAAGAAGCCCATCGTCTGTTGGGGATAGATGCGGCAGTACAACCCATTCCCGTACGCCCCACCGTCCATTACTGCATGGGGGGCATTCCTGTCAACACCGATGGCAGAGTTAGAGCCAATGCAAACCAGTTGACAGAAGGATTCTTTGCCGCCGGCGAATGTGCCTGTGTTTCCGTCCATGGCGCCAACCGTCTGGGAAGTAACTCCCTCCTGGAGTGTGTGGTATATGGCCGGCGAGTGGGAAGAGCCATAGCACAATATGTAGTAGATAGACCTATGCCCCCCGTGTCAGAAAGAGAATATATACAAAAGGCTACGGATTTAATCCAAAATCTCCTCTCCCAGCAGGGAGACATGAGAATCCATCAGCTGAGGCAAAAAGTCCAAGACTGCATGACAGAATACTGTGGCGTTTTCCGCACTGCCGAGTTGATAGAAAAGGGCCTCCAGGAAATCCAAAACCTAAAGGCGCAATACGAAAGAATTTATCTGGACGACAAGGGTTCTTATTGGAATCAAGAACTCATTGAAGCATTAGAATTGAGGAGTATCATGGTGATAGGAGAGGTCATTTTAAATTCCGCCTATCACCGTCGCGAAAGTCGTGGCGCACACTACAGAGAAGACTTCCCCCACAGAGACGACCAAAATTTCCTAAAACATACTCTTGCCTATTATTCCCCCACGGGTGTCACCATTGAATATATGCCCGTAGTTATCACCATGTTCGAACCACAGGAGCGAAAATACTAG
- a CDS encoding response regulator transcription factor, whose translation MSRILVIDDDPAITELVSINLEMAGYTPIRAEDGIKGQALAVQTQPDLIILDIMLPKVDGLTVCQRLRRDERTAHIPVLMLTALGQTQDKVEGFNAGADDYLTKPFEVEEMLARVKALLRRSDRSAHTVIHTEILSHGPLTLVPERLEAIWFGKTVKLTHLEFELLHCLLQRHGQTVSPSEILKEVWGYDPDDDIETIRVHIRHLRTKLEPDPRKPRYIKTIYGAGYCLDLNPEEN comes from the coding sequence ATGTCTCGAATACTAGTGATAGATGACGATCCAGCCATCACCGAGCTGGTAAGCATCAACCTGGAAATGGCTGGTTACACCCCCATCCGGGCAGAAGATGGAATCAAAGGGCAGGCCCTGGCAGTGCAAACCCAGCCCGACCTGATCATATTGGACATCATGCTACCAAAAGTGGACGGCCTGACAGTCTGTCAAAGATTGCGAAGGGACGAAAGGACAGCTCATATCCCAGTTCTAATGTTAACAGCCCTGGGACAAACCCAAGACAAGGTGGAGGGATTCAACGCCGGTGCCGATGACTACCTCACCAAGCCTTTTGAAGTAGAGGAAATGCTGGCAAGGGTAAAAGCACTTTTGCGTCGCAGCGACAGAAGCGCACATACTGTGATACATACAGAAATACTGAGTCATGGCCCCCTTACCCTTGTGCCAGAAAGACTTGAGGCCATCTGGTTTGGCAAGACAGTCAAACTCACTCACCTGGAATTTGAATTACTTCATTGTCTTTTACAACGTCATGGGCAAACCGTATCCCCCAGTGAAATACTCAAAGAAGTATGGGGCTACGACCCGGATGACGACATAGAGACGATCAGGGTACACATCCGCCACCTACGCACCAAATTAGAACCGGACCCCCGCAAGCCTCGTTATATTAAGACTATATATGGCGCCGGCTATTGTTTAGACCTTAATCCCGAAGAAAATTAG
- the pgeF gene encoding peptidoglycan editing factor PgeF has protein sequence MHLWNNPSLWQWQQTDRGRYLTCSLLAKWPHGFFTSHFHGCHPRQLVQYLHPRAKVYYLKQIHSNILFTTTQIESSETQLEGDGIVTDSPLQSVWCASADCTPVLIASPDTGKVMAIHSGWRGSAKEIVPKAISLMASLGCKKENLLFALGPAIHGKIYQVDENVALQVLKTVIKHTSSSSEILHIAYENQLVYPDFSPGKIRLHVSAVIYQQIVQQGIDSSQIAIAPYCTYQDSSDFFSYRRTGEKKVQYSGIVSI, from the coding sequence ATGCACCTTTGGAACAATCCCTCCCTGTGGCAGTGGCAACAAACTGATAGGGGGCGCTACCTCACTTGTAGCCTGTTAGCCAAATGGCCCCATGGCTTTTTTACCTCCCACTTCCATGGATGCCACCCCCGACAGCTAGTCCAATATCTTCACCCCCGGGCCAAGGTTTACTATCTCAAGCAAATCCACAGCAATATCCTCTTCACCACAACCCAGATAGAATCATCTGAAACACAATTGGAGGGAGATGGTATTGTCACAGATTCCCCCCTTCAGTCAGTGTGGTGTGCCAGTGCGGACTGTACTCCTGTATTGATTGCCTCCCCCGACACCGGCAAAGTCATGGCAATCCATTCCGGCTGGCGAGGCAGTGCTAAAGAAATTGTACCCAAAGCCATCTCCTTGATGGCCTCGCTGGGTTGTAAAAAAGAAAATCTCCTTTTTGCCCTTGGCCCTGCCATCCATGGTAAGATTTATCAAGTAGATGAAAATGTCGCCCTTCAAGTGTTAAAAACCGTTATCAAACACACCTCCTCCTCCTCTGAAATCCTCCATATTGCCTATGAAAACCAACTAGTATACCCTGACTTTTCCCCGGGGAAAATAAGACTACATGTTAGTGCTGTTATCTATCAGCAGATTGTACAACAGGGCATTGACTCGTCCCAAATTGCTATAGCTCCCTATTGTACCTATCAGGACTCGTCCGACTTTTTTTCCTATCGTCGCACTGGGGAAAAAAAAGTACAGTACAGTGGCATTGTGTCCATTTAA